The genomic stretch CAACACTGACTGACTTAGCGTCATCGATCGTTGCTTTTACAGCTTCTGCATTAGGTAATGCCAACTCAGCGCCAGTGAGAGCGGCCACTTCACGCGCAATCCCCACCAAGCTTAAGCAGTCGCTTCGGTTAGGCGTTAACTTGAGCGTAAATAACTTGTCGTTTAAGCCCAAGAATTCGCGAATATCTTGGCCAACGGTGGCATCTAATGGCAACTCTAAAATGCCTGCACTTTCAGCGGCCAAGCCCAGCTCTTTCTCTGAGCACATCATCCCAAATGACTCAACGCCGCGCACTTTAGCTTGTTTGATTTCGAAGCCTGGCAACACAGCACCAACTAGCGCACATGGCGCTTTAATCCCAACGCGGGCATTGCTTGCACCACAGACAATTTGCAGCGGTTCAGCCGCGCCAATATTCACTTTAAGCAGTTGTAAACGATCTGCATCAGGATGTTTTTCTGCGCTGATAATTTCAGCAATCACCACTTGAGTGAATTCAGCACCAATGCCATCCAAGCCTTCAACTTCCAAGCCCGCCATGGTTAATAAATGGCTTAAGGCCTCGGTATCAATCGTAGGGTTGGTGTACTCACGTAACCATTGTTCAGAAAATTGCATATTTATCGCCCAAACTGCTGCAAGAAGCGCAAATCGTTATTAAAGAAATGGCGTAGATCATTCACGCCGTAGCGGAGCATGGTCAAACGCTCAATACCAAGCCCAAATGCAAATCCACGGTATTTTTCAGCATCAATGCCCACGTGTTTAAACACTTCTGGATGCACCATGCCGCAACCACCAATCTCCAGCCAACCCCCATTCCAGCTCATATCCATCTCAGCAGACGGCTCAGTGAACGGGAAAAATGATGGGCGGAATCGCACTTGTAAATCATCCCGCTCAAAGAAGCGTTGCAAGAAGTCTTGCACCACGCCTTTTAAATTCGCAAAGCTAATATTTTGATCCACCCACAAGCCTTCCACTTGATGGAACATCGGCGAATGGGTTGCATCTGAATCCACACGATAAACGCGGCCTGGCGCAATAATCTTAAGTGGCATGTCTGTCTTATTTTTCATTGCATCTTGCATGTAATGCACTTGCACAGGGGAAGTGTGGGTACGAAGCACATAATCTAAACTACCATCCGCCGCATCCACATAGAATGTGTCGTGCATGGCACGTGCAGGATGATTATCAGGGATATTAAGCGCGGTAAAGTTATAAAAGTCCGATTCGATTTCAGGGCCTTCGGCCACATCAAAACCAATCGAATGAAAGAGAGATTCCACACGCGCAAGGGTTAAAGACACTGGATGCAAACCGCCCTTGCCCTGCCCGCGTGCTGGCAAAGTCACATCTAATGATTCACCGGCCAGTTGTTTTTCTTGTTCAGCCAGTAAGATCGCATCGCGACGAACTTTTAGTGCAGCCTCAACCGCTTGCTTCACCACGTTAATCGCTGCGCCAGCCGCTGGACGCTCCTCGTTGCTTAACTTGCCTAAGCCCTTCATGGCTTCGGTCAATGCGCCAGACTTACCTAAATA from Candidatus Methylopumilus turicensis encodes the following:
- the pheS gene encoding phenylalanine--tRNA ligase subunit alpha, producing the protein MQNTNTSLSSLIPEAERDFAACANINDLEQAKAKYLGKSGALTEAMKGLGKLSNEERPAAGAAINVVKQAVEAALKVRRDAILLAEQEKQLAGESLDVTLPARGQGKGGLHPVSLTLARVESLFHSIGFDVAEGPEIESDFYNFTALNIPDNHPARAMHDTFYVDAADGSLDYVLRTHTSPVQVHYMQDAMKNKTDMPLKIIAPGRVYRVDSDATHSPMFHQVEGLWVDQNISFANLKGVVQDFLQRFFERDDLQVRFRPSFFPFTEPSAEMDMSWNGGWLEIGGCGMVHPEVFKHVGIDAEKYRGFAFGLGIERLTMLRYGVNDLRHFFNNDLRFLQQFGR